The nucleotide sequence ACGTTCGTCGTCGACGACGCCACCTCGTGGGTGGCCGGCGACCCCCGCGACCGTCTCGACGCCGCAGCGTCGCCGGACACCGACGTCCGCGTCCGGACTCTCGCGTCACCCGGCAACCTCACCGACGTCGGGGTCACGCTGACGGAGGTGCTGGAGCGACAGCCAGCCGGGCCGACCCTCCTCTGTTTCCAGTCGCTGACGGTGCTGTTGCAGTACGCGCCGCTCGACGAGGTGTACCAGTTCCTCCACACGCTCGAGACACACGTCGAGCGGACCGACACGGCGGCGCACTTCCACCTCCAGAGGGCGCCCACGACGAGGAGGCGGTCGACACCCTGCGGCCCGTCTTCGATCGGGTCCACGGGGACTCCTGAGACGCCCGGCGGGAGCCGATCGACTCATACGGTTTATTGTAACTGTTTACCGGTGGTTCGCCGAACTGTTCCGGTGAACCACCGGTAGTGACTTACGATAAACAGTATCACACGTGGCGCCGTCGGTCAGACGGCCGCGACGTAGCCGAAGTAGCCGCCGCCGAGGACGAGGCCGACGCCGACGGCCCGGACCAGGTACAGCCAGCGGTCGGACGGGTCCCCGTCGGTGCCGTAGCCGCCGCCCCGGTCGTGGGGACGACGGCCGACGGTGTGGACCCGGATCACGGCGCCGGGGGCGACCAGACAGAGTGCGCCGAGCAGGAGGCCGAGGATCGCCGCCAGGAGCGTCCGGACGTCTACCATCTACGATCGGAG is from Haloplanus salinarum and encodes:
- a CDS encoding DUF7504 family protein; the protein is MTDSRTTVEPRHCTRITPVPEASAVVVVALAGSPVRWLDDWEAMPDTDIDRATFVVDDATSWVAGDPRDRLDAAASPDTDVRVRTLASPGNLTDVGVTLTEVLERQPAGPTLLCFQSLTVLLQYAPLDEVYQFLHTLETHVERTDTAAHFHLQRAPTTRRRSTPCGPSSIGSTGTPETPGGSRSTHTVYCNCLPVVRRTVPVNHR